Proteins encoded in a region of the Mariprofundus ferrinatatus genome:
- a CDS encoding chorismate--pyruvate lyase family protein, with the protein MFFGSLQIQNWQPVRYWKAEEAGVSRDVAAVLTVAGSLTRFLERHYGIRLEVRLHDQFVDIAQPEEAELLGCSNNATSLRRQVSLMHRGSVLFDAESVLPLEYLPADLMCDLEEGKRPLGNLLLDRGLSLSRSDLSVTQIECEGNNHGRWARRSVLRSPSGTRALVVEVFHPEMWKRLESTSRRYTT; encoded by the coding sequence ATGTTCTTCGGGTCCCTTCAAATACAAAACTGGCAGCCGGTCCGTTACTGGAAAGCAGAAGAGGCGGGTGTGAGTCGCGACGTTGCTGCCGTACTGACAGTGGCCGGATCGCTGACACGGTTTCTTGAGCGTCACTACGGAATCAGGCTGGAAGTGCGCCTGCATGATCAGTTTGTGGATATAGCTCAGCCAGAAGAGGCCGAGCTGCTGGGTTGCAGCAATAACGCCACATCGCTGCGGCGCCAGGTGTCACTGATGCATCGGGGCTCGGTGCTGTTTGATGCCGAATCTGTGCTGCCGCTTGAATATCTGCCTGCCGATCTGATGTGCGATCTGGAGGAGGGGAAGAGACCGCTTGGCAACCTGCTTCTTGATCGCGGACTGTCGCTTTCTCGCTCCGATCTCAGTGTGACTCAGATTGAGTGCGAGGGAAATAATCATGGTCGCTGGGCTCGCCGCTCGGTTCTGCGTTCGCCATCGGGTACCCGGGCACTGGTTGTTGAGGTGTTCCACCCCGAGATGTGGAAGAGGCTTGAGTCTACCTCACGCCGGTACACCACTTGA
- the ndhC gene encoding NADH-quinone oxidoreductase subunit A, whose protein sequence is MGAAYLANEYAPIFIFIIIAIAMGAAPLVLTLFLAEQKPDAEKLSAYECGFEAFEDARLQFDVRFYLLAILFVVFDLESAFLFPWAVVLDQIGLFGFVEMVLFLLVLLVGYIYAWKKGALQWE, encoded by the coding sequence ATGGGCGCGGCTTATCTCGCGAACGAATACGCACCAATCTTTATCTTTATTATTATCGCCATAGCTATGGGTGCGGCTCCGCTTGTTCTTACCCTTTTTCTGGCAGAGCAGAAGCCTGATGCTGAAAAGCTTTCTGCCTATGAGTGCGGCTTCGAGGCCTTCGAGGATGCCCGTCTTCAGTTTGATGTCCGCTTCTACCTTCTGGCGATCCTGTTTGTTGTCTTCGACCTTGAAAGCGCCTTCCTGTTTCCTTGGGCGGTTGTGCTTGATCAGATCGGTCTTTTCGGATTTGTTGAGATGGTGCTGTTCCTGCTGGTGCTGCTGGTCGGATACATTTATGCGTGGAAGAAAGGAGCCTTGCAATGGGAATAG
- a CDS encoding NuoB/complex I 20 kDa subunit family protein has product MGIEGILEKGFITTTADKLINGARCGSLWPMTFGLACCAVEMMHAGASRYDLDRFGIVFRPSPRQSDVMVVAGTLCNKMAPALRKVYDQMSEPRWVISMGSCANGGGYYHYSYSVTRGCDRIVPVDIYVPGCPPTAEALLYGFIQLQEKIKRTNTIAR; this is encoded by the coding sequence ATGGGAATAGAAGGCATTCTTGAGAAGGGGTTTATCACCACGACTGCTGATAAACTCATTAACGGTGCCCGTTGTGGCTCACTCTGGCCGATGACTTTTGGTCTGGCCTGCTGTGCGGTTGAGATGATGCATGCCGGAGCCTCCCGTTACGACCTCGACCGCTTCGGAATCGTTTTCCGCCCAAGTCCGCGTCAGTCCGACGTAATGGTGGTGGCTGGTACGCTCTGCAACAAGATGGCGCCTGCGCTGCGTAAGGTGTACGACCAGATGTCCGAGCCGCGCTGGGTGATCTCCATGGGGAGTTGTGCCAATGGTGGTGGTTACTATCACTACTCCTATTCGGTGACGCGTGGTTGTGACCGTATAGTGCCGGTGGATATTTATGTGCCCGGCTGCCCTCCGACAGCTGAGGCTCTGTTATACGGCTTTATCCAGCTGCAGGAAAAAATCAAACGTACCAACACGATTGCCCGGTAG
- a CDS encoding peptidylprolyl isomerase: MMKLLMKSLVFAMIFASAVGMASAEDARRHVEIQTTKGSIEIELYADRAPETVNNFLRYALAAAYDGTVFHRVIPGFMIQGGGFEADFRERPTASPIRNEADNGLKNLRGTLAMARTGDPHSATSQFFINLKDNGFLDFRSRNMNGWGYAVFGKVTKGMDVVDEISMVQTTSVRQYDDVPVVPVVIKGVTVR; this comes from the coding sequence ATGATGAAGCTGTTAATGAAGAGTCTTGTATTCGCAATGATATTTGCATCTGCTGTAGGTATGGCCAGTGCCGAGGATGCCCGTCGCCATGTCGAGATTCAGACAACGAAGGGCAGTATTGAAATTGAGCTGTACGCCGACAGGGCGCCTGAAACCGTGAATAATTTTCTCAGGTATGCGCTTGCCGCCGCATATGACGGTACCGTTTTCCACAGGGTAATTCCGGGCTTCATGATTCAGGGCGGTGGTTTTGAGGCGGACTTCAGAGAGCGGCCAACTGCTTCCCCGATCAGGAACGAAGCCGATAACGGCCTGAAAAACCTTCGCGGCACCCTGGCTATGGCGCGCACCGGCGACCCGCATTCGGCCACCTCGCAGTTCTTCATCAACCTGAAGGATAACGGCTTTCTCGATTTTAGATCCCGCAACATGAATGGTTGGGGGTATGCCGTGTTCGGCAAGGTGACCAAAGGCATGGATGTGGTTGACGAAATCTCCATGGTACAGACCACATCCGTAAGGCAATACGATGATGTGCCCGTCGTTCCCGTCGTGATCAAGGGTGTTACTGTCCGATAA
- a CDS encoding 4-hydroxybenzoate octaprenyltransferase: MQFLPVGSISDWYRLLRIDRPVGYWLLLWPTMWGLFAGAQELPSFKNLFIFVAGVFLMRSAGCVINDFADREFDPHVERTKQRPVAAGNIAPGAALAGFILMMLTALLLVSLTSPYVIALSVVGAVLAGLYPFLKRYTHFPQAWLGMAFGWGAVMAWASETGSVFDSPVPWLLFFANVCWSLSYDTAYAMGDRADDVKIGVKSTAIWFGERAVVAVVLLGMATMLLLVMAASLVDGFWVAAGWGAAMVLQVMLCARLMREGEPWGFPFFLNSHWVGALFAFGLIQQGLFG; this comes from the coding sequence TTGCAGTTTTTACCTGTTGGCTCCATCTCTGACTGGTACAGGCTTCTTCGTATCGATCGTCCTGTCGGGTACTGGCTGCTGCTCTGGCCGACGATGTGGGGGCTGTTTGCCGGTGCGCAGGAGCTGCCATCCTTTAAGAATCTTTTCATCTTTGTGGCCGGTGTATTCCTGATGCGTTCGGCCGGTTGCGTGATCAACGATTTTGCCGATCGCGAGTTTGATCCGCATGTCGAACGCACTAAACAGCGACCGGTTGCGGCCGGCAACATTGCGCCGGGAGCGGCACTGGCGGGCTTTATCCTGATGATGCTGACAGCCCTGTTGCTGGTCTCTCTGACCTCTCCCTATGTGATCGCGTTGTCGGTGGTCGGTGCCGTCCTGGCCGGGCTGTATCCTTTTCTTAAGCGTTACACCCATTTTCCGCAGGCGTGGCTCGGTATGGCTTTCGGCTGGGGTGCTGTGATGGCCTGGGCGTCCGAGACCGGTAGCGTCTTCGATTCGCCGGTTCCCTGGCTACTCTTTTTCGCCAATGTTTGCTGGTCGCTCTCCTATGATACGGCTTATGCCATGGGGGATCGTGCTGACGATGTGAAGATCGGCGTAAAATCGACGGCGATATGGTTTGGCGAGCGTGCGGTAGTCGCAGTCGTTCTGCTGGGGATGGCGACCATGTTACTGCTGGTGATGGCAGCATCGCTCGTCGATGGCTTCTGGGTGGCGGCCGGCTGGGGTGCCGCCATGGTATTGCAGGTGATGCTCTGCGCCCGTCTGATGCGCGAAGGGGAACCATGGGGCTTCCCGTTTTTCCTCAACTCGCACTGGGTCGGGGCGCTGTTTGCATTCGGCCTGATTCAGCAGGGGCTGTTCGGCTAG
- a CDS encoding 16S rRNA (uracil(1498)-N(3))-methyltransferase, translated as MNHTTLPLVFGLRFNSKSGPIPAMTCRLYIDCDLAPGSSVELPADQSHYLHTVMRLGAGDCVILFNGRAGEYSGTIKTLSKQRATIHLQSFSDIDREMPCRVHIVQAACRSEKIDSILQKGTELGAASFHIVRSERSSLKLEGGRLNKRLERWQKIISEAAEQSERTAMPEINWLDKLTDSPATGLCYALHPETDTHWSAEKENIIAAKDITLAIGPEGGWSPRDIELLASLGFKSLTFGPRIMRTETAAPALLAAIQSLIDSQAI; from the coding sequence ATGAATCACACAACATTGCCGCTTGTTTTCGGCTTGCGCTTCAACTCCAAATCGGGCCCAATTCCAGCCATGACATGCCGCCTTTATATCGACTGCGATCTTGCTCCCGGCAGCAGCGTTGAGCTGCCTGCCGATCAGAGCCACTACCTGCACACTGTGATGCGCCTGGGCGCCGGTGATTGCGTGATTCTTTTCAACGGCCGAGCAGGCGAATATTCAGGCACGATCAAAACCCTCTCCAAACAGAGGGCGACCATTCACCTGCAATCATTTTCCGATATCGATCGCGAAATGCCCTGTCGCGTGCATATCGTGCAGGCCGCCTGTCGCAGTGAAAAAATTGACTCGATCCTTCAAAAAGGGACAGAACTGGGGGCGGCGAGCTTTCATATTGTGCGAAGCGAGCGCTCGTCCCTGAAACTGGAAGGAGGACGGCTGAACAAGCGCCTGGAGCGCTGGCAGAAAATTATTTCAGAAGCCGCAGAGCAGAGCGAACGTACCGCCATGCCGGAGATCAACTGGCTCGACAAACTCACCGACAGTCCCGCAACAGGCCTCTGTTACGCCCTACATCCGGAAACCGACACCCACTGGTCTGCCGAAAAAGAGAACATCATCGCTGCAAAAGATATCACACTGGCGATTGGCCCCGAAGGAGGCTGGAGCCCGCGTGACATAGAGCTCCTTGCTTCCCTTGGCTTTAAAAGCCTGACCTTCGGCCCTCGCATTATGCGCACCGAAACAGCAGCCCCTGCCCTGCTGGCTGCGATTCAGTCGCTTATCGACAGCCAAGCCATTTAA
- a CDS encoding uracil-DNA glycosylase: protein MAEPAAAAEKGTVPVAEGEVSVAAPAIASVDIPVVEAASGSLEDLARQASTCRLCSLADTRTNVVFGVGNPQADIVFIGEAPGRDEDIKGEPFVGRAGQLLDRMLTAIGMDREQVYIMNTIKCRPPNNRDPRVDEVQACNLWFEQQLELLQPKLICLLGRVAAQTVLETDSPLGSLRGRWHDYQGIPAWVTYHPAYLLRSPQQKQKSWQDLQALLSRHREIRG, encoded by the coding sequence GTGGCTGAACCTGCCGCTGCTGCAGAGAAGGGAACCGTCCCTGTTGCGGAAGGGGAAGTTTCTGTCGCGGCTCCTGCAATCGCCTCTGTCGATATTCCCGTGGTAGAAGCTGCTTCCGGATCGCTCGAAGATCTGGCAAGGCAGGCCTCAACATGCCGCCTCTGCAGTTTGGCCGATACGCGAACGAATGTGGTGTTCGGGGTGGGTAATCCGCAGGCTGATATCGTGTTTATCGGCGAGGCGCCCGGTCGTGATGAGGATATCAAAGGCGAGCCGTTTGTAGGTCGTGCCGGACAGTTGCTTGATCGTATGCTGACTGCGATCGGCATGGATCGTGAACAGGTCTATATCATGAATACGATCAAATGCAGGCCGCCGAATAATCGCGATCCCCGTGTCGATGAGGTGCAGGCCTGCAACCTCTGGTTCGAGCAGCAGCTTGAGCTGCTGCAGCCGAAACTGATCTGCCTTCTCGGTCGCGTAGCTGCACAGACGGTGCTGGAGACCGATTCGCCGCTCGGTTCGCTGCGTGGCCGCTGGCACGACTATCAGGGTATCCCGGCCTGGGTGACCTACCATCCCGCTTACCTGCTGCGTTCTCCGCAGCAGAAACAGAAGAGCTGGCAGGACCTGCAGGCCCTTCTCTCCCGCCACCGTGAAATAAGAGGCTGA